ACGACACAGTAGCTTCTCTCACAAAGACACCGACAGCAGCACccttcattcatatttaattatcAGTCGGCCTAGTTGGCATGTTCCTTCGTTTTTTTTGAAAACAACAATATTGCATAATATTATTAAAGAAAGGACTTTATTTCATCAGTTGTGAACATTGGATGGAAGCTGTTTTTCTTGTCTTGCTTTGGTGGCCATTAAAGATTATTTTTCTCAGCAACTATGAATGTCCGGTTTGAGGAATGTTAAAAAAGTGGGTTTCCTAGTAATAAAGGAATGTGGAAGTGTAATGTACTGCACTATAGGTAATATAAACATATGGTGACACTTGTTAAAGAACATGGATTGTTCCAAACTGTAAATGACAAGTAGTCATAGGTAAACAGGTAAGTTTATCTGCTGAATTATACTTgactttttagtttttcttggattttgttgtttaagtactgtatgttgaaaCAAGTTAGTTTGTTACTGTCATGCAGTACTTCATTGTCTGGCTTTTGTCCTTCCAAAGGTCTGTTGGTTGCTTGTAGgcttgtaatgtttttttgtttttctacttaaAAGCGTGAATGCTGGTGCAACAAACCACTTtcgctgtgctgctgttgttgccacaacaaaaaaatgaataaatcgTGATTATAAAAAGCATGCTATGTTAGAAATACCTTATTAATAAGTAACCATGAAAATGTGGTTGTCTTTGTTACCTTGGTTACAAATGTTTAGCAACAAATAATATTAGATActacaaactgtaaaatatcTTGTTACACAAAATGGCAGCTTTTACAGTGCTTTATTATcaaatattgtttattataCTAAACATGCCAGTACCATAGTCCTGCTTGGGTTCAAAACAAACTAATTGGATTAGTAGTTTAAAGTTATTGTTTAGTTTATTCGTTCCCAAGGTGAATCTACCTGCTGAAGTTAAACCATAAATAAAGAGGTGTAATATTTTCCACCTGAGAAAGTGGCCAATTACACTTTAGAAATGTTCTTCAGTGTGTATTtcattatttctatttctagAAGTAATAATTCATTTAATATACGAATAATCATGTGTTTTTACATATTTGGTCTTGTGGAAGATTACATTGCAAATTACAGTATAAATTTGCCTTAGTCCACTTTTAGTTACAAAGAATCTGTACAAATATAAGTACGTTTACACAAAATAACTTCAGTAAACAAATATGGGGTGTGTCACTAAATTTAGTCTAAGGGACACCGTAGCTGTGGGTTCTTGCGTTGCCAGGTTAGCCTTTTTTAGATGTATAGATTTACTTTTCAACTTGTATTTTTACCTTTCAGTTACTTTCTTCTATCATTACAGTATGGACGTGTGTGTGAAATTGTTTCCATAATGTGAAATGATAAAAATCCATTATAGTTATAAATATATGTGACAACACGCAGTGGGGGTCTACGCTGTAATGGAGTACGTTTTGTCAGCCAGATCTGGCAACCTATGTGCCCACTACAGCCATGATCCGGTGAAAGGGTAGGACTCACTAGTGCGGGGGTCGTTTAAGGTAAGAAACGTGTTATTATAGTATATTTCGTTTGTTTGGTAGTCCGGAAGTATCCGCGTTATTTATAAGCGAGGGTCAGTACAGCTATAGCAAGTTAGCGCCACTTTAGCTAACATGCTAATATTAGCTGGCTTACTTGGCTAACTAACCACGTCAGTTGTTTACTGAATCTGTCGCGGTGATCGTCGCTTTGTCTTTCATTACAACAACATCATCTATCATCCTGGTAAGTAGTAAGTTGTCATTAAATGACGGACACCTTACGTGGGTTACGGGTGAATACAAATTTAGGCTTCCTAGCTAGCTTGCTAACAAATGAACTCAGTGTTAGCTAAGGCAAGCTGGTGCTATGTCACAGCAAAGTTACCTCTGATacactgggtgtgtgtgcaaacaTACCGATGTGTAATAACTACTAATATGCAAACAGCGGCACATGAAAATGTGTCTGTAAACGTGTATGATCTGAATGCTGGTATGTCAAATCCTTCTGATTTCGTTCGGCAGTTAGGCAAGTTattcattttatgttttcctCACAGTTACTTCCTGCTTGTATACTGGACTGTCATGTTGTTGcaggaatgtaaatgtctgaGGACAAGGAAGCCCGGGAGGATGAGCTGCTTGCTTTAGCAAGTATCTATGATGAGGAGGAGTTCCACCGTGCAGAGTcggcagatggaggagagatCCAACTATGTCTGGAGCTCCCTTCAGATTTCAAAATAGTTGTCAAAGGTACAGCTGCCAATGGAGCAAAGCGCACAATTAATGCACAGCTTATTTTAGTAGAAGAGGCAGTGAGCATTTTCCATATACATACAACAGTATCAGGGAGATGATGAATATCAGTGTAAATACAAACCCAGATTTATTCAACACTGTCATCAGTAAAAAAAGCCTCCACAGTCTGAGCAATGCGTTTGCTGTAATAAGTAATGTGCAGAATTTACAGCCCCTCTGTTTGCTGCAGGGGAGAAGGAGACTGAACACAGTGTCTGCTTCCTACCTCCTTTGATGCTCAACTTTGAGCTTCCTGCAGACTACCCATCTAAAGCCCCACCAATCTTCACTCTCAGCTCTAAATGGATGAGCAGAGTGCAGGTATGATGTGCAAGCCTTTTATAATATATTGGTCCTAATATATAAGAAGCTTGCTTTTAAAACTacgtctcttttttttctgttttacctgCACAGATGAGCTCTCTGTGCAGACGGTTGGATCAGTTatgggaggaaaaccaaggttGTGTGATTCTTTTCACATGGATTCAGTTCCTTAAAGAGGAGGCTCTGGATTATCTGAGCATACAGTCGCCTCTCGAAATCATCAGGGGAGGAAATAAGATGACCAGTGAGCGCAAGAAAACCGAATTTGCAGCTACAGGtatatattttttcatttatgTTTTTGGCCTATGGATAGACATCCTCCAAAATGATCAATTTAAATAAAGGCATTTATGGAGTAAATAATGTATTTGTTAATTCTGTTCAGCTGTGAGTGGAAGTCATTCTGAAACTGCTGAGGCAAGGAAAAGAGCAAAATTTGAATCACAGTCAACAACATCTCCAAATCTGGACCCACGAACTGTCCTGTTGATGGACCCGCGTGCCGACCTCCTACCTCAACTCCTGGACTTTGACGAGGCCCAGCAACAGAGAGTGTTTGACAGCAAGGTTTTCTCCTGTGGGATCTGCTTCATAGAAAAGCTGGGCGCAAACTGTCTCTGCTTTAAGGAATGCCAACATGTCTTCTGCAAGGCTTGCATGACGGAATACTTTCAGATCCAAATACGCGATGGAAACGTTCAGTGCCTTAATTGTCCCGAGCTCAAATGTACCTCCTTAGCTACACCGCTACAGGTaagaaagagtgtgtgtgtgtgtgtgtgtgtgtgtgtgtgtgtgtgtgtgtgtgtgtgtgtgtgtgtgtgtgtgtgtgtgtgtgtgtgtgtgtgtgtgtgtgtgtgtgtgtgtgtgtattctttacaaaataatatgTTCTATCTTTTATTAAATTACTAAATCATATGAACATAATTGTCTTCCTTTTCCCCCCTCGCCTTCACGTgtcaggtgaagctgctggtggaTGAGGAGCTGTTTGCCCGTTACGACCGTTTGctgctccagtccagtctgGACCTCATGGCTGACGTGGTTTACTGTCCACGTCAGTCCTGCGGCACTGCTGTTATGGTGGAGCCAGATACAACCATGGGCATTTGCTCAGCCTGCCAGTACGCTTTTTGCACATTGTGCAAGCTGGGTTATCACGGTCTCTCCCATTGTAAAATTACAGCAGGTAACAGTGGAAATATAGTATTGGTTACTTTGTACCTTGTTATTTCACTGTCCATTCAACCCAGCAGCGTGTATTTTAAATATCAACAATATCAGTTTCTCATAGTAAAAGTGGTTCCTCTGCTTTTTTTGTGTCACAGATGAGTTGCGTAACCTAAGAGATGAGTACCTGTCAGCCGCACCTGATACACAAAAATTCATGGAGCAACGCTTTGGGAAGAGAGTGATCCAGAAAGCTGTGGAAGAGTCCTTTAGCAGAGACTGGCTCAATGAGAACTGCAAATGCTGCCCACGCTGTGGAACCAACATTCAGGTTGGCGCCCCCTGTTGGTAGCAGTACATTAGCACATGCTGAACATTTATGTTCCATATAGGTGAACAGAAACCACTGCACAGTTCTATTGAGACACGATCATTCActgttataatatttaaatgttctttTCTTGCTAATGATTGGTCATTTTTGTCTCTAGAAAGTGGACGGCTGTAACAAGATGACATGTACCTCATGTAGGCAATACTTCTGTTGGTTGTGCCTGGGCCAGCTCAGCAAAGTCAATCCATATAGTCACTTTAACAACCCACATTCACCCTGTTTTAACCAGTAAGTGTTACTTCAACTCCATTATTGTCCATCGATGAACAAATTGGCTAAATGTGCCCCTTGCCGGTTGCAGACTTTTCCACGGGGTGGATCCTGATGAAGACGCCTTCTGGAGTGATGAGGAGGACTGATCCCAGTGCAGAACCTCGCTGGCCTATGCTCTGTTTGAATGCACTTTAGCTCATGTATCACCATCAGTTCACCTGTGACTCTTTGTGCCTGCATTTGAAACACAGTGTCACTACAGTCACTGACTAAAATACTATCATTTGTGTTTTACCTCACCATCTACTGGATGGATTTCTTGGGTATAAAACTTAGtggaaatgtgtttattaaattatttaatttgatgCATTTGGCTAGAAATCTTATCCCAAAGATAAAAAAGCTATAATTTTAGTTCTACAGGACAAGGTTTGAAGGTAATTTACCAGATGTATTCCCATAATGGATAGAACTGTGTCATGGCAGATTGTCTCCTGTTTTGCTTCTTCCAGTTTGGTAAAGCTTTACATCTGTAATCAGGACTATTTGCTCCTGTGTATTTAATTTTCAGGTTGAGTTTTTGTTTAGGTTTGCTTTTCAAGTTAATATGAGTGTTTACACAACAGGATCAGATTTAAGTAGGTTTGTGGCAGTGATCACCTTTGAGAATGTAATTGAGGACACTGTAACTAACTATAACAGAAGCTCCTCTGATGGGAATTACATCGTAATGCGTTATTCAGGGATTGTGATAAAGTGATAAGTTTGtgtggatgatgtcacagcttcCTCTGTACAAATATTATTTTAGCAGTTGCCAAATATTAGTGTCCAATAGAGGCCATAAAGACGTCACGTCTACACAACAATAATTAAAACAGGACAAAATCCTCCTTCACAAAGATTTGATTTCCACCTAAAATTACCAGTTCTTTCTCATTTGAATACAGGACCTGCAGAAACAAGCCTCCAGATTCAAATAATGTTCTTCACAATAAATGTTGCCACttattatgtttgttttattcattctatTCTTATTCTTTAGTTTAAATCAATGTTCACAGAACAGCTGTAAAAAATAAACGTTGTTCTTGTGAGTCTGCgtctgttctctctctcaccaCAGCATATAACCTGAGATCTGATCTGCTGCCAGGCTGTTCCTCATCAGCCACTCAGTTCCTGTATCTGTTGTCGCCTCTTTCTTGTTTACCAGGGGGACCTGATCCTCAGCCTGACTTTGTCTTTTATCTATTTCGGGGTAAGTTCTGTGGATAACATAAACTATGGACTTTGAAATTCTGACTTTTAATGATGTCTGACTTAAATTTCTGACTACATTCTGTAAATTTGGACTTTTTCTTAGATTCTTTCTTAgttgtttattgtgtgatttTAAAGTTGCAGCTTGTTGGTTTCCTCTGCTTAATGTCAAGCATTCACATAATTAGTTGAAACAAACTCTTACGCTCAACATCTTCTTACAGCACCTGAAACGTGACCCATATTTACCCTGTAATCCAGAGGTTGTGCTCTGACAGAGGCAAACAATGCAACACTAAAGAAACAAAGAGCCCACGTTGTGGCCTGAGACTGAAAAGAGACGACAACATTGTGTAATCCCTTTGGCTAGAGTTGCTGACAGGGGATAACCCTTTAAAGTGCCCCCTCTTTCCTGTACCGTCCCATCCCCTGCCTCGTGCCTCGTGCCCCCCATCAGCCCCTGCCTGTCTTTCTCCACACACGCCGACCGGGTGGCTGGACGCTTGCTATGCCCGTGAAGACACAGTCTCTCACCAACACAGGAACTTGCCACCGGCAGTGAAGACCTTCAGCATCATCACACCCAACCTCGCTTCGCCGTCGCTTCACGCAAATATTCCGGAAACCAGAGACAAAAGGTCAGTGGACTGCCATGTGGTGGCTGAGGGGATGCGGCCTGTTGCTCGGATGGGGATGAGGTTCCCAGAGATCGGTGTCATGGATGTGTAATCTGTCGTCAGCCATGTTTTTGTGGAGGACACCGATTTGGACTTTGATGTTGGTGCTTTGTGTAGCCAGGGAAGCTAACATACGACACGACACGGCTCGACTCAAGATTTGAGCGTGTGTAGTCTGTAATCAGGTTTCCTGAACTATCTAAAAGGTAGTAATTACACCTAGTATGTATGTGGTTTGTGGAATAACAGCAAATGATGGAATTCCAAAAATTATAAAATACACAATAGAAAAGTCATAAAACTTGTATTGACTTAGTTACACTGAAAGTCCTATAAGAATAAACCTAACTAACCTTGTGACTGTAAAACAAATCCAAAGACTTTGTGTAACAAACCCTTTCCTCTCAGACCTCCTGAGACCGAACCATCCACGTCCACACCTCTTCCACTTCGGCGCGGTGGTATCATGACTGAAAGTGACCGAGAGCTGTCGGCCATGGTGCAGGAGATATGGGACAACGACGTCAACAGACTCCAGCCTGGGAAGGACTACAGGATCTCCCTGCAGGTGCTCGCTCACTTATCACATGCAACTTCAGCTGATTTCCATGGGCCAGTCTGACCGGTTCAGTTCATCATACAATGCAAATTCACTGGTTCACCACCACCAATGTGTGGACTTAGCATAACGGCCTCTCAGGGCAATTTATGGCCTTTGATTTCTTCAGCGGGGACCATTTCTCATCACTAGCGCAGTGTGTCCCTGTCTTCCACAAGCAATGTGCATTTTAATACAAGACCACCTTTTAAACAGAGTGATGGTGTCGCTGTTACAGGGCAAAGCTGGAGACAGCATGGGCATCAACGACAACAACGATGGAGCAGGGTATCCTTTGTTCACGTTTGTTGATGAGAACATTTTCAAGAAGGAGACTTTTTTAGGTGAGTGCACGAAAGGGATGAAGCGGCCCACAGCTGGATTTGACCAGTCTTACACAACTGAGAGATTCCCACTGACGTGCTCTTCACACATCCCACCTCCAGATCCGTCAGTTTGATCCTGCAAAGCTTTTCGTCTGCTCATAATCTCCTTAGGACAAACGCTGGCATGTTGCATAAGCGCAGAGCCCACAGAtgtgacacatgcacagacttCACGTAGTAAAACATAGCGTCGCTACAAACCCTGGCTTTTCCTCTACATTTCCATTCCTTCTGCTTTATCACTGCTCAGGTTCATACTCACACACATAAAGAGTCACTCAAGAGACGCCTGAGTCTTTGGTTTCACACTGCATTGATCTTGTTGTACTTAATGTCatcccagtgtgtgtttgtcatgatgTGAGTGTCTCCACTTACTTTTGCAGCCTTTATCTCACTATTGGACAACTATGAGAGTGACACTGGTAAACCAGAGATTG
This Betta splendens chromosome 14, fBetSpl5.4, whole genome shotgun sequence DNA region includes the following protein-coding sequences:
- the rnf14 gene encoding E3 ubiquitin-protein ligase RNF14, translated to MSEDKEAREDELLALASIYDEEEFHRAESADGGEIQLCLELPSDFKIVVKGEKETEHSVCFLPPLMLNFELPADYPSKAPPIFTLSSKWMSRVQMSSLCRRLDQLWEENQGCVILFTWIQFLKEEALDYLSIQSPLEIIRGGNKMTSERKKTEFAATAVSGSHSETAEARKRAKFESQSTTSPNLDPRTVLLMDPRADLLPQLLDFDEAQQQRVFDSKVFSCGICFIEKLGANCLCFKECQHVFCKACMTEYFQIQIRDGNVQCLNCPELKCTSLATPLQVKLLVDEELFARYDRLLLQSSLDLMADVVYCPRQSCGTAVMVEPDTTMGICSACQYAFCTLCKLGYHGLSHCKITADELRNLRDEYLSAAPDTQKFMEQRFGKRVIQKAVEESFSRDWLNENCKCCPRCGTNIQKVDGCNKMTCTSCRQYFCWLCLGQLSKVNPYSHFNNPHSPCFNQLFHGVDPDEDAFWSDEED